Proteins encoded by one window of Nicotiana tabacum cultivar K326 chromosome 10, ASM71507v2, whole genome shotgun sequence:
- the LOC107813059 gene encoding uncharacterized protein LOC107813059: protein MRKKSNVDVQEKAEAKPTSYTGSRTQNLMTPTDEADSFVLILGHKNVKRRKNINPYYNGDHNMLMYRNSFNVQGREKVMIGDNLMIENKESVTDAANHSKSSKGSGIKNSFKQMMMCILNRGKPAKEEGRVYSVFEKELTENDVQGKLLIPAKFARYFPKTISNGHTRRDVKLQFVDPGGRFWEIKWVKDGSQYFFRGKWKEIVAEHELKSGDIIMIELSHDKHFPIRFKKQRNILGSCVTEREGER from the exons ATGAGGAAGAAGAGCAATGTAGATGTTCAAGAAAAAGCAGAAGCAAAACCAACGTCATATACTGGTTCAAGAACGCAGAATCTGATGACTCCAACAGACGAAGCAGATTCATTTGTATTAATTCTAGGCCACAAGAACGTGAAAAGGCGGAAGAATATAAATCCATATTATAATGGAGATCACAATATGTTGATGTACAGGAATTCTTTCAATGTACAAGGTCGTGAAAAAGTGATGATCGGAGATAATCTCATGATTGAAAATAAAGAGTCTGTCACTGATGCTGCAAATCACTCAAAATCAAGTAAGGGGAGTGGAATCAAGAATTCATTTAAACAGATGATGATGTGTATTCTCAATCG AGGCAAACCAGCCAAGGAAGAAGGGCGAGTTTATAGTGTGTTTGAAAAAGAATTAACAGAGAATGATGTTCAAGGGAAGTTGCTGATTCCAGCGAAATTTGCACGCTATTTCCCTAAGACCATAAGTAATGGACATACAAGGAGGGACGTAAAGTTACAATTTGTTGATCCTGGAGGCAGATTTTGGGAGATCAAATGGGTTAAGGATGGTTCACAGTATTTTTTCCgtggaaaatggaaggaaattgtTGCTGAACATGAGTTGAAATCAGGGGATATTATTATGATTGAGCTTTCACATGACAAACACTTTCCTATCAGGTTTAAGAAGCAGAGAAATATTTTAGGCTCATGTGTTACAGAAAGAGaaggagaaagatga
- the LOC107813057 gene encoding transcription factor KUA1-like: MAWNCRLCGRSGRNQRTCSEKGKSIKLFGVKISTTTPKKDSANNYGRKIKKAIPWTEDEHRLFLKGLEIYGKSNWAKISKDLLPNRTHIQIASHAQKYFMFKRLAAASNERKNRKKPSIFDVHSEEIIISERETSNVSEHAIQEHVQETGGNIPSQVPLEIIKEHAQDHQETTAISSERNHGYNFFIIPCFMPMLNLPVFHSFCN; the protein is encoded by the coding sequence ATGGCCTGGAACTGCAGGTTGTGTGGTCGCAGTGGGCGTAACCAAAGAACGTGTAGTGAGAAAGGCAAGAGCATCAAATTATTCGGTGTGAAGATCTCAACTACTACACCTAAAAAAGATTCAGCAAAtaattatggaagaaaaatcaagaaagcaatCCCATGGACTGAAGATGAACATAGATTATTCTTGAAGGGGTTGGAAATTTATGGGAAAAGCAATTGGGCAAAGATTAGTAAAGATTTGTTGCCTAATAGAACACATATTCAAATTGCTAGCCatgctcaaaagtattttatgttTAAGAGATTGGCTGCTGCTTCCAATGAGAGAAAAAATCGTAAGAAGCCAAGTATTTTCGACGTTCATAGTGAAGAAATAATTATTTCAGAAAGAGAGACTAGTAATGTTTCTGAACATGCAATTCAAGAACATGTACAAGAAACTGGTGGAAATATTCCAAGTCAAGTGCCATTGGAGATTATTAAAGAACATGCTCAAGATCACCAAGAAACTACTGCAATTAGCTCTGAGAGAAATCATGGTTATAATTTCTTCATTATTCCATGTTTTATGCCGATGTTGAATTTACCTGTATTCCATAGTTTTTGCAATTAA